In Papaver somniferum cultivar HN1 chromosome 9, ASM357369v1, whole genome shotgun sequence, the genomic stretch gaacatctgttttatTAGCCTGCTTGTTGTATGTCTACTGTGGTTTTACTAGTTCGATCCAAAATATTCTTTAAAGAATCCATCTAATTTTCTGAAAGGTTTAAAGATGATTTTGATTGAAAAGTTATATTCTTATATTCATGTGGTTGTAGTAGAAGGGATTTTGTCTCTGGATTAATGAGTTCCTGAAATTAAATCTTATATTTGTTATCCTTTTGTCTCTAGATTTATGGGTGtttctgagattacatctcattacTTAGAGCATTATACTTGGCTTTTGATAATATAGAGATGTTTATTTTGGTATTGGTATGTTGCATCGTGTTTAAGAATTATGAGATTGGTTTCTATTCAAGTGTTTTACAAGCACTTTCACCAAAAATTTTGCAGCGGTCTAGCCAGGGTCTCTTAAACTAGTATTGACTGATACATACAGAGATTGAGAAAGTTGACTGATCATATATGCTCTACGCATTTTCTGCTGAAGTTTTACTTTCAGGCACTTGTGTATCTGTTTTGTTTAGTTATTTTAGCATATTTATTTATGAATTTTATTTTACATATTTGTTATAACTTATTATGAATTCTCTTGCAGTCACATGGAACCTGATTCTGGACATGTAGTTACAAATAGTTGGAAACAGGCCGAAGCAAATAACAGGTTAGATGTCTCTTCTGTCATGTTCTGTTAGTCAAGATGATATGCTTTTATTGACATTAATTTTCAGAGAGATATGCCTACCCCTCATGATTCTGTTACCATTTCGTATGATTTTTAATGATATTTGTCGTGTTAAACCATGCTTTACCTAATTCTTAGAACCTGTTGtcaacatgatcatattttgttcTAAAATTCGTTTTTTTTAGCATATGATGAATATCTGATAGTGGTAATGCGATTTTGCACCTGTATCCGAGTTTGCTGGTAATGTGTGTACAACATATCATATCAATGACCGGCATGTTCAAATTTGAACAAAGATATCTGTGGTGTGTTGGCTTGTAGTTTTATTTTGTTTCGTACTTTCATCTTGATCAATTTGCTGAGTTACTGTTTAATGCCTTCAGATAAAAAGTATCTTTCTTAGCTAATAAATGCTTTGatgcatatatatattttttaattttttagatgGCTAGGCAGTTAAAATCTAGCACACTGTGAGCTGCTATTTAGTTTTTCTCTTACCACAGTTCAGTTTCTTGCCTATTGGTGTATGTgtcgtttttttttttagcaTATGATGAATATCTTGTagtgataatgtttttttgttatGTAACAGGGATTCAACACCTCATAAAGAGCCAAGGGCAACTTTATCTCCCAGGAAAAGCCCAAGGCTgattgaaaaatctaaaaagacaGTTGGTGTTAATTTAGCAAAGATGGTTCTGGATTTTGAGAACCATGTTGAGGAGCCGACACAGGCTAGCAGTCAGGGCATTATGAATCTAGATGATGATTCACTAGGTACTGAATTCTGGAAATCAAACGCGGATAAAGtagatgttgttgaagaagctgTCAATGCGACCAAGGAATCAGTGTTGCACCTTCAGAATCTTAATGCAGATGATTGTCACCCGGAAGACCAACCATGAAGCCAACTACTCATATACAGTGAGGGTGAAGATGATGCAGATTGGAAGGAGTTTTTACACAATTTTAGTATGAAAAGCAGTGTTGGTAAGTATAGTGAGGAAGGCGATGAAAGtaattgttcatattttgaaattttAGAAATCATCGATTATGTTATGTTTGCAATTTGATATTAATGTGTATTTTTATATGATCCTGAACATGTACATGATCATTATGACCAGTTGTTGGAGACGGATGATGAAGTTGAAGGTAGTGTTGGTTTCTCttttaaattttggtttttataatGGTATAATGGTACCCGATGTGTTAATTACTTTTTCCTTGTTGATTGTCATAACATGCAGTTGTCAAAGAAGTTAAGGAACCACTGATTGATTTTGAGATTGAAGAGGGTAAAGGGAAAAAAATTGCTAATGGATCGGAAGACGATTATGGTCCTGAAATGGTTGGTAGGCCAGTACCTAATCATGAAGTTAGAGTGGTTGATAATGGGAAACATTGGTTTGATGACAGTGATTTTGAAgatttccttgctgctgctgattCAGTGAATCCTGAGTTATTCCCTGAACCAGAAAATGAAGTACAAGTTGTAGCTGATGACAGAATTGATGAGGGGATGGAATTTCCTGACAAGACCGCTTTTAAGAAACATCTCAGAAAATATTGTGTATCTACTAGGAAAATATGCAGGTTTATTAAGAGTGATAATATTAGAATAAAGGCTATGTGTAAAGGCTTTTGAGAGCCCATTCTATGTCTGTGGTATATATCTGCAAGGAGGATCCCTGGTGAGGCGACTTGGAGCATAAGAGATTTCCAATTGCACCACACTTGTATTGGGGATCCTTATGGGAGGAATTCATGTGAAAATCCTGAATTTGTAGCTCAACATGTGATCAACAAGCTTAGGGAGTCACATGGCAAGACTGTACCCAAACCTTCTGATATTGCTGCCGAGTTTTGGACAAGCCACAACACCTTGATCCCGTATCACGTTGCATGGAAGGCTAGAAACAATGTGTTGGAGAGGATAAACGGAAGCTTTTATGAGAGTTTTAGACTCATACCAAGTCTGTGTGAAATAATCAAAAAGACTAATCCCGGATCAATTGCTACTTTCACTTATGGAAGGTAATatcatttctttaattgttcgtaAAATTGATTAGTTTGAGTTCTAGTTTTTAAACTTTCCTTGTTTCTTCGTGCAGAGACAATTGCTTTTAATATGTGACCATATCTTTTGATGCCCCTATGAGGGGTTTTATAAATGGTTGTAGAAATGTGGTTGGGCTGGATGGATGTCACCTGAAGGGAAATTATGGTGGCTGCTTACTATCTGCCACTGCTCTTGATGGGCATAATGGATTGGTTCCTTTGGGTATCATGGTTTGTAGAAATGAGTGTGCGGAGAACTGGTTCTTGTTCTTGAATAATCTCAAGCCTAGATTGGCTGATCATCCCGTTGAGCCAATCAACTTTATATCTGATAGAGAGAAGGGTTTGAGAGATGCTGTCCAAAAGTTGTTCCCTAGTTCACCACATAGGTTCTGCTTCAGGTTACAAACTAAAATCCTACTTGATCATTTTATTGTTACAAAATACATAAAGTATGTTCTATACTAACCCTCCGATTCATGGCAGGCACATGTATGCAAACTTCAAAACGCACTACAAGGGATCTAAACTGCACACACTTTTCTGGAATGCTGCTAGAGCTTATAAGCCTAAACACTTTCAGGTTTGTGTTAGTCCGTAAATGAAATGAATGACATTTTTTATTCTTAAAGTAAAATTATTGTAACACTAAATATGTTTCAACTGTAGGCACACATGAATAGTATGATGTCAGAGAATGTTAGTGCTTGTGAGTATTTGATGGGCGAGGATCCTAAAAGATGGTGCAGGGCCTTTTTTGACCACAAGAGCGCTTGTGAACACTTGAGTAACAACTTTTCTGAAAGTTTCAATAACATGATAACCAACATTAGGGAGAAACCTGTCTGCAATCTAGTTTTGATGTATGGACAGCTGGTGATGGGTCTGTTTTACAAGAGAAGAAATGCTTGTGTTGGATGGGATTCCGGGGATTTGGTTCCTACTGCCAAAAATTACTGAAGAAGATGTTTAAGAAAACAGGGGAATATAAGGTAGAAGGAGCGGTTGCTGGCAAGCTTTATGAAGTCACAAGCATACATAATACAATATTCACTGTTGACCTTGAGAAACATACTTGCAGCTGCATGCAATGGCAGCTGAGGGGTTTCCCCTGTCAACACGCAGTCTGTGCTCTGCAGCAAATCAGACCCAATTGGGTTGAGTAAGTGTGCAGAACACATGTAGTTTTAACTATGATTCTTTCTTTATTACCAATATGTGAAATGTTAAACctgtttgtttttcttgtgtGCATTTTTATAGGTATTGTGCCAGATACTACTCAGTGGATAACTACAGGACCACTTATGCCCCTGATATGGTACCATTGGAAGGACCTGAGGACTGGGATGAGGTTTTTTCCTAACTCTCAAATATTTATGTTTACTTGTCTTTAATTGGATCTGATTTATCTGGGAAGATTATTGTACACCTATTACTTACTAGTTTGTTGATCTCTTTATGCAATATTAACTTCCTTTGTTCTTCTCTTGTACAGCCAAGAACAACTATTGTTCCTCCATTTCTCATTAGGAAACCAGGCAGGCCTAAGAAGAACAGAAGGAAGGCCTATAATGAGACCCTATCCGAGAAGAAAGTCAGGTGCTGCAGCAAATGCAAGTTGCCTGGTCACAACAAGACAACTTGTCCTGGTGGTGCAATTGGCTCTAATCCAAAGAGAAAGAGGTCTACATCTGAAGAAGGCGGACTGGCGTTTCGATCCCAATCATCATCACAAGTGGGAAGTGCTGGTGGTTCTATGCCTGTAACGAAGAAGCCAAGAAAAGCTACGACTCAGCAGTAGTGTTTTCTGAAGATTTACTTGAAACTAGTTTTGGTTAGGATgtcttttgtttgctttcaagTGAGATCTATGAAACTTCCTGCATTTGCTCTGTTTATTTGGTTATGTTTTAGTTTAGCTTTTACTTTGTTTGGATATTAGCTATCTCCCAGAGATATTGTTTTTGGATGTTTTGAGTATTGGATCTTTGATTCAATGTTATCAATAAATGGTAGTGTTGGTGTCATTAGCTTGCCTTGCTCTGTTTTTACGATTTTATGGTTCTTCTGTCTGGTTTCTAACAGGTGAAGAAGACAAAGTTTGTCAATGAGATCTCCTGAAGAAACGAggaaacaagtttaactgaaggGTACATTGGGCATCTCAGGTCACCCTAAATCTTCCACATATCAGTTAACACCAGTTAACTTGTAACTGGATGGAAATCTTTGTAACGGGACTACTTTGTAAGTTTTCAAAAAAACGGAAATATTTTGTAAACAACTTAAGAAAATGGGACATATCTGTAAATGACCCTAATTATTTCCATAAAGTGTACTCTTTTTAAAAGAATTGGATCTTGATATTAATGATGTGCGAGGTCAGAGATATGATAATGGGGCTAATATGAAAGGTTTTCACCAAGGTGTACAGAAAAGGTTGCTAGACATAAATACTAGGAGCTTTATATTCTCCTTGTGGCTGACACAGTCTTAAGTCGGCTCTTTCTGATACAACCAAATGTTGTACTAAGCCGAAAGAATTTCTCAATCTGCTAAATAACATGTATAAATTGTTTTCAGGTTCCACAAGACGATGGCAAATATTGAAGGAGAATGTTGATGGTTGAACTTTGAAGTCTTTGTCTGGCACTAGACGGGAAAGTAGAATTGGAAGTGTTAAAGCAGTCAGATTTCAAACTGCTAAAGTACGGGAGGCACTACTCAAACTATATAAAAGTGTTGACGAGGATTGCTACAGAGATTGGGAAAAAACTTTTGCTATAGATAGGATTGGTGGAATTTCAAGTATATAATTTATATTAAGCTTGTTTATTTGGTATGATATTTTAGATGAAGTTAACGTTGTTAGCAAAATATTGCAATCTGAAGACATGCTTATTGACATTGCTATGAAACAAAATAAAGGGCTTATTAATAGAAAAATTGGGTTTGCGGATGCAATGATCAAAGCTAGAGAAATTGCAACCAAAATGGGAGTAGACCATGAGTTTTATGTACCAAGAAAGATTAGTAGAAAGAGGTTTTCTGATGAaagtagagatgaagaagagatagcACAATCCCCTGAAGGATCATTTAGAGTTAAATATTTCTTACTTATTGTCGATCATGTTACTGTTTCACTGAGGACAAGGTTTGAGCGTTAAAAAGCATATTTTTGGTTTCCTGTATGGTTCAGGGAATTTAAATTCAGTAGATGAGGCTCGTGCGAAAGCGTGTTGTGATCGTCCTGAAACTGCATTAAAACATGGATCATCTCTTGATGTCGACGCAAATGATTTTTGTAATGAACTGTCATTCGAATGATTTTTCCTGCTGAACAAATGACGGTTTCTAAAGAGACAAGGGTGTTCTCCAGTCACGTGTATTGCATTGTTGACTATTCCTGTTAGTGTAGCGAGTGCAGAAAGAAACTTTTCAAAGTTGAAGTTGAAATTATATCTCAGATCAACAATGTCACGTgagtttttggatgattttgatCTTGATAAAATAACTATGCATTTGCAAGTAGAACCCAGGAAAGGCAATCTGTATAGGATGATGTTTTTTCTTTTGCAGTTTTGTTGCTACTTCGTAGATGTTCTTAACTTTTTACAtacgtaggatcagaatctcgcaacgatagtgcttcagcgaaattatcaacaacacaatacgatagcgtcgcagaacaatttcaggaagaatataataaatgacgtcacctaagatcacaagaaagatgtgatagtcctgcgaaaattagagagcttgcgagattaacatttgtaaggttgcgaaaatgtcgcaaaccatacctgAAAATaaagagatattttttgagtaagaaataagtaaataagagagagaaagtctagagcagagatcattcttgatttctttatcttattttgtaagaacattcaaagattaatcaataaaattaagagtgtaaacctaaaaatgagttgattaataatgaaatcacatgaggagtgtagtgtaggatttcctgcaactataaaATAGGTACCTTTCACTTAAAATTTAAGTTGTTTTCTTAACTCTAATTAAACTTTTATATGTGCGCATTAATAGATTTTCCAATCTATTGTCAATTTTTTGTAATTATGTTTTCTTCCTATGTATATAAGCAAAAAAAtgcttttcttttgtgaatgattGCCCCAAGCCTCTAAAATGTTACAGACGGTACTGCCCCTGGGTCCCAAATCAAAAGGGCAACCCCTAAGTGAGGGTTGGGTTCTACCTTTAGGTGTTTAAAAGTATCACGCTTTAACTCCAGTAATCCCTTGATATCTAAACATCCCAAGACCAAACACAAACACCAATTAATAACTGCAAATCAGAGTTGAAATGAAATTCCAAGCTCGAGTTAATTAGATGCAaatgtttgttttttctttttcgagAGGGTTTATGAGGAATAACAGTTAAAACAAGATTTTTTCAGTAATCATCAAACTCGGTTATCAGATGTCTACGAATGGATTCTTAGGAGTGCATATTTTATAGAttactaaacaaaaaaaaataacaaagttGTCTATAAGTTATCCTTAGGATAGTGGATTCGACTCAGCGAATTCAGATTGAAATATAGCTGAGTCATGTAGTTGTAAAATAAGAAGTTCCAATGTGCATGAAGTTGCATGTCAATACAACCGAATTAATTGAATTACTTTTTTCTGGTCTAATGTGTACCAAATCAGCGAACACGCAAAAGAGGCTTTGTTAGTTGAACTTCAACAATAAATGATTAGTTTTGATAGGGTGAGAGCTCACAGTTACTAACaagaaagaagaggaagaaaaaaaatacacaagTACTCTTAATTAAGACTTAGGAAGCAGAGTTGAATTTATCGATACTAAAAGATGGCGCCGACATATGTTTGTAAGAAGTGCCGAGCGGTTCTAGTGGATGCATCTTAACCCTTGTTCTCACTGTAATCagctattattttttctttttctgaagcGTCTaattgattttatgattttgttaTAGTTTATCTTCACCACTATCGagactaatccaaaaagaaattCCTATGTTACAGGAAAGATTATTCACCCATGGTCCCGGGACAGCCATAAAAATGGCAAATCGGATGTAAGtattagtttttgttttgattcttATTATTGGTTAAACCTTCGCTAGTCGTATCATTTTTTTT encodes the following:
- the LOC113311233 gene encoding uncharacterized protein LOC113311233; translated protein: MVGRPVPNHEVRVVDNGKHWFDDSDFEDFLAAADSVNPELFPEPENEVQVVADDRIDEGMEFPDKTAFKKHLRKYCVSTRKICRRIPGEATWSIRDFQLHHTCIGDPYGRNSCENPEFVAQHVINKLRESHGKTVPKPSDIAAEFWTSHNTLIPYHVAWKARNNVLERINGSFYESFRLIPSLCEIIKKTNPGSIATFTYGRNVVGLDGCHLKGNYGGCLLSATALDGHNGLVPLGIMVCRNECAENWFLFLNNLKPRLADHPVEPINFISDREKGLRDAVQKLFPSSPHRFCFRHMYANFKTHYKGSKLHTLFWNAARAYKPKHFQAHMNSMMSENVSACEYLMGEDPKRWCRAFFDHKSACEHLSNNFSESFNNMITNIREKPVCNLVLMYGQLVMGLFYKRRNACVGWDSGDLVPTAKNY